Proteins encoded together in one Prunus dulcis chromosome 3, ALMONDv2, whole genome shotgun sequence window:
- the LOC117622523 gene encoding double-stranded RNA-binding protein 1-like isoform X2 → MYKSKLQELCQQRKWRLPEYNATKLGLDHNPRFSASVTINGVAFDTVQLFRSSKEAQNDAARLAFAHFTDPQPRHTNRIPSPSSFPQPSLPASSALPSTAGTNLTGTHDTKQTLQPKIQETHETSYVPVEFSGIASGGNSQANGSTSGIEDGNRLRALPSTAGTNLTGTHDTKQTLQPKIQETHETSYVPVEFSGIASGGNSQANGSTLGIEDGNRLRALPSTASTNLTGTHDTKQTLQPKIQETHETSYVPVEFSGIASGGNSQASGSTLDIEDGNRLRALPSTVGTILTGTHDTKQTLQPKIQETHETSYVPVEFSGIASGGNSQANGSTLDIEDGNRLRDIQHLYKNQLQTYAHKRNLLLPVYSCEREGPPHANHFKCRVTIDEHTYEGQEFLPTMKEAEHAVAKVALMSLLPNGIQEDYIGLYKNVLQELIQKEGFSMPVYSTKNSGEVHVPIFVSTVEIEGETFTGSEARSKKQAEMGAAKVAYHTLRERKSSKIPLVRPPAQKGLEMPEILSSSFQSNLATDLQEGRPNTPMIVSPSAITREQMMENSVTAEGNSHHPATVSSRPDALTTSSGFSSSDVLYGRAQESNSSSLSESRNGSSSTLPSDTSTKLAMDSTLEPPAKRSMYNKVSVYPYKSDMKFPEGNTVLPTSDEKWVALSHT, encoded by the exons ATGTACAAGTCGAAGCTGCAGGAGCTGTGCCAGCAGAGGAAATGGCGCTTGCCCGAGTACAACGCCACAAAGCTTGGCCTCGACCACAACCCTCGCTTCTCAGCCTCCGTCACCATAAACGGCGTCGCCTTCGACACGGTGCAACTCTTCAGGTCCTCCAAGGAAGCCCAAAACGACGCTGCTAGACTTGCCTTCGCTCACTTCACTGATCCGCAACCCAGACATACCAATCGCATTCCCAGCCCTTCCTCATTCCCTCAACCTTCTCTTCCCGCTTCCTCAG CACTTCCTTCAACAGCGGGCACCAATTTGACTGGTACACATGACACAAAACAGACATTGCAACCAAAGATTCAAGAAACACATGAAACTTCTTACGTGCCAGTTGAGTTCAGTGGTATAGCATCAGGTGGCAATTCTCAGGCGAATGGCAGCACATCGGGTATTGAAGATGGTAATCGATTGAGAG CACTTCCTTCAACAGCGGGCACCAATTTGACTGGTACACATGACACAAAACAGACATTGCAACCAAAGATTCAAGAAACACATGAAACTTCTTACGTGCCAGTTGAGTTCAGTGGTATAGCATCAGGTGGCAATTCTCAGGCGAATGGCAGCACATTGGGTATTGAAGATGGTAATCGATTGAGAG CACTTCCTTCAACAGCGAGCACCAATTTGACTGGTACACATGACACAAAACAGACATTGCAACCAAAGATTCAAGAAACACATGAAACTTCTTACGTGCCAGTTGAGTTCAGTGGTATAGCATCAGGTGGCAATTCTCAGGCGAGTGGCAGCACATTGGATATTGAAGATGGTAATCGATTGAGAG CACTTCCTTCAACAGTGGGCACCATTTTGACTGGTACACATGACACAAAACAGACATTGCAACCAAAGATTCAAGAAACACATGAAACTTCTTACGTGCCAGTTGAGTTCAGTGGTATAGCATCAGGTGGCAATTCTCAGGCGAATGGCAGCACATTGGATATTGAAGATGGTAATCGATTGAGAG ATATACAGCATTTGTACAAGAACCAACTGCAGACTTATGCACATAAGAGAAATCTTCTTCTACCTGTGTACAGTTGTGAGCGGGAAGGTCCGCCTCATGCCAATCATTTCAAGTGTAGGGTAACAATTGATGAACATACCTATGAGGGTCAAGAGTTTCTTCCTACAATGAAGGAAGCTGAACATGCAGTTGCAAAAGTTGCTTTGATGTCCCTGTTGCCAAATGGAATACAAGAG GATTATATCGGTTTATACAAAAACGTTTTACAAGAATTAATCCAGAAAGAAGGTTTTTCTATGCCAGTCTATAGCACAAAGAATTCTGGCGAAGTTCATGTgccaatttttgtttcaactgTGGAGATAGAAGGAGAAACTTTTACAGGTTCAGAAGCAAGAAGCAAGAAGCAGGCAGAGATGGGTGCAGCAAAGGTTGCTTACCATACCTTGAGAGAGC GTAAGTCAAGTAAGATCCCTTTGGTCCGGCCCCCTGCTCAGAAGGGGCTAGAAATGCCAGAGATCTTATCTTCAAGCTTTCAGTCAAACCTAGCTACTGATTTACAAGAAGGCAGGCCTAACACCCCCATGATCGTAAGTCCGAGTGCGATTACTAGGGAACAGATGATGGAGAATAGTG TAACTGCAGAAGGGAACAGTCATCATCCTGCCACAGTATCTTCACGACCTGATGCTCTTACGACAAGCAGTGGATTCTCGTCTTCTGACGTTCTTTATGGCCGTGCACAGGAGTCAAACAGTTCTAGCCTCTCTGAGTCCCGAAATGGCTCTTCTTCAACTTTGCCTTCTGATACCTCCACTAAATTAGCTATGGACTCTACTCTTGAGCCACCAGCTAAAAGGAGCATGTATAACAAGGTTTCTGTTTATCCATACAAGTCAGATATGAAATTTCCTGAGGGAAACACTGTGCTGCCCACGAGTGATGAAAAGTGGGTTGCTTTGTCGCACACCTGA
- the LOC117622523 gene encoding double-stranded RNA-binding protein 1-like isoform X7 — protein sequence MYKSKLQELCQQRKWRLPEYNATKLGLDHNPRFSASVTINGVAFDTVQLFRSSKEAQNDAARLAFAHFTDPQPRHTNRIPSPSSFPQPSLPASSALPSTAGTNLTGTHDTKQTLQPKIQETHETSYVPVEFSGIASGGNSQANGSTSGIEDGNRLRALPSTAGTNLTGTHDTKQTLQPKIQETHETSYVPVEFSGIASGGNSQANGSTLGIEDGNRLRALPSTVGTILTGTHDTKQTLQPKIQETHETSYVPVEFSGIASGGNSQANGSTLDIEDGNRLRDIQHLYKNQLQTYAHKRNLLLPVYSCEREGPPHANHFKCRVTIDEHTYEGQEFLPTMKEAEHAVAKVALMSLLPNGIQEDYIGLYKNVLQELIQKEGFSMPVYSTKNSGEVHVPIFVSTVEIEGETFTGSEARSKKQAEMGAAKVAYHTLRERKSKSSKIPLVRPPAQKGLEMPEILSSSFQSNLATDLQEGRPNTPMIVSPSAITREQMMENSVTAEGNSHHPATVSSRPDALTTSSGFSSSDVLYGRAQESNSSSLSESRNGSSSTLPSDTSTKLAMDSTLEPPAKRSMYNKVSVYPYKSDMKFPEGNTVLPTSDEKWVALSHT from the exons ATGTACAAGTCGAAGCTGCAGGAGCTGTGCCAGCAGAGGAAATGGCGCTTGCCCGAGTACAACGCCACAAAGCTTGGCCTCGACCACAACCCTCGCTTCTCAGCCTCCGTCACCATAAACGGCGTCGCCTTCGACACGGTGCAACTCTTCAGGTCCTCCAAGGAAGCCCAAAACGACGCTGCTAGACTTGCCTTCGCTCACTTCACTGATCCGCAACCCAGACATACCAATCGCATTCCCAGCCCTTCCTCATTCCCTCAACCTTCTCTTCCCGCTTCCTCAG CACTTCCTTCAACAGCGGGCACCAATTTGACTGGTACACATGACACAAAACAGACATTGCAACCAAAGATTCAAGAAACACATGAAACTTCTTACGTGCCAGTTGAGTTCAGTGGTATAGCATCAGGTGGCAATTCTCAGGCGAATGGCAGCACATCGGGTATTGAAGATGGTAATCGATTGAGAG CACTTCCTTCAACAGCGGGCACCAATTTGACTGGTACACATGACACAAAACAGACATTGCAACCAAAGATTCAAGAAACACATGAAACTTCTTACGTGCCAGTTGAGTTCAGTGGTATAGCATCAGGTGGCAATTCTCAGGCGAATGGCAGCACATTGGGTATTGAAGATGGTAATCGATTGAGAG CACTTCCTTCAACAGTGGGCACCATTTTGACTGGTACACATGACACAAAACAGACATTGCAACCAAAGATTCAAGAAACACATGAAACTTCTTACGTGCCAGTTGAGTTCAGTGGTATAGCATCAGGTGGCAATTCTCAGGCGAATGGCAGCACATTGGATATTGAAGATGGTAATCGATTGAGAG ATATACAGCATTTGTACAAGAACCAACTGCAGACTTATGCACATAAGAGAAATCTTCTTCTACCTGTGTACAGTTGTGAGCGGGAAGGTCCGCCTCATGCCAATCATTTCAAGTGTAGGGTAACAATTGATGAACATACCTATGAGGGTCAAGAGTTTCTTCCTACAATGAAGGAAGCTGAACATGCAGTTGCAAAAGTTGCTTTGATGTCCCTGTTGCCAAATGGAATACAAGAG GATTATATCGGTTTATACAAAAACGTTTTACAAGAATTAATCCAGAAAGAAGGTTTTTCTATGCCAGTCTATAGCACAAAGAATTCTGGCGAAGTTCATGTgccaatttttgtttcaactgTGGAGATAGAAGGAGAAACTTTTACAGGTTCAGAAGCAAGAAGCAAGAAGCAGGCAGAGATGGGTGCAGCAAAGGTTGCTTACCATACCTTGAGAGAGCGTAAGa GTAAGTCAAGTAAGATCCCTTTGGTCCGGCCCCCTGCTCAGAAGGGGCTAGAAATGCCAGAGATCTTATCTTCAAGCTTTCAGTCAAACCTAGCTACTGATTTACAAGAAGGCAGGCCTAACACCCCCATGATCGTAAGTCCGAGTGCGATTACTAGGGAACAGATGATGGAGAATAGTG TAACTGCAGAAGGGAACAGTCATCATCCTGCCACAGTATCTTCACGACCTGATGCTCTTACGACAAGCAGTGGATTCTCGTCTTCTGACGTTCTTTATGGCCGTGCACAGGAGTCAAACAGTTCTAGCCTCTCTGAGTCCCGAAATGGCTCTTCTTCAACTTTGCCTTCTGATACCTCCACTAAATTAGCTATGGACTCTACTCTTGAGCCACCAGCTAAAAGGAGCATGTATAACAAGGTTTCTGTTTATCCATACAAGTCAGATATGAAATTTCCTGAGGGAAACACTGTGCTGCCCACGAGTGATGAAAAGTGGGTTGCTTTGTCGCACACCTGA
- the LOC117622523 gene encoding double-stranded RNA-binding protein 1-like isoform X4, with the protein MYKSKLQELCQQRKWRLPEYNATKLGLDHNPRFSASVTINGVAFDTVQLFRSSKEAQNDAARLAFAHFTDPQPRHTNRIPSPSSFPQPSLPASSALPSTAGTNLTGTHDTKQTLQPKIQETHETSYVPVEFSGIASGGNSQANGSTSGIEDGNRLRALPSTAGTNLTGTHDTKQTLQPKIQETHETSYVPVEFSGIASGGNSQANGSTLGIEDGNRLRASTNLTGTHDTKQTLQPKIQETHETSYVPVEFSGIASGGNSQASGSTLDIEDGNRLRALPSTVGTILTGTHDTKQTLQPKIQETHETSYVPVEFSGIASGGNSQANGSTLDIEDGNRLRDIQHLYKNQLQTYAHKRNLLLPVYSCEREGPPHANHFKCRVTIDEHTYEGQEFLPTMKEAEHAVAKVALMSLLPNGIQEDYIGLYKNVLQELIQKEGFSMPVYSTKNSGEVHVPIFVSTVEIEGETFTGSEARSKKQAEMGAAKVAYHTLRERKSKSSKIPLVRPPAQKGLEMPEILSSSFQSNLATDLQEGRPNTPMIVSPSAITREQMMENSVTAEGNSHHPATVSSRPDALTTSSGFSSSDVLYGRAQESNSSSLSESRNGSSSTLPSDTSTKLAMDSTLEPPAKRSMYNKVSVYPYKSDMKFPEGNTVLPTSDEKWVALSHT; encoded by the exons ATGTACAAGTCGAAGCTGCAGGAGCTGTGCCAGCAGAGGAAATGGCGCTTGCCCGAGTACAACGCCACAAAGCTTGGCCTCGACCACAACCCTCGCTTCTCAGCCTCCGTCACCATAAACGGCGTCGCCTTCGACACGGTGCAACTCTTCAGGTCCTCCAAGGAAGCCCAAAACGACGCTGCTAGACTTGCCTTCGCTCACTTCACTGATCCGCAACCCAGACATACCAATCGCATTCCCAGCCCTTCCTCATTCCCTCAACCTTCTCTTCCCGCTTCCTCAG CACTTCCTTCAACAGCGGGCACCAATTTGACTGGTACACATGACACAAAACAGACATTGCAACCAAAGATTCAAGAAACACATGAAACTTCTTACGTGCCAGTTGAGTTCAGTGGTATAGCATCAGGTGGCAATTCTCAGGCGAATGGCAGCACATCGGGTATTGAAGATGGTAATCGATTGAGAG CACTTCCTTCAACAGCGGGCACCAATTTGACTGGTACACATGACACAAAACAGACATTGCAACCAAAGATTCAAGAAACACATGAAACTTCTTACGTGCCAGTTGAGTTCAGTGGTATAGCATCAGGTGGCAATTCTCAGGCGAATGGCAGCACATTGGGTATTGAAGATGGTAATCGATTGAGAG CGAGCACCAATTTGACTGGTACACATGACACAAAACAGACATTGCAACCAAAGATTCAAGAAACACATGAAACTTCTTACGTGCCAGTTGAGTTCAGTGGTATAGCATCAGGTGGCAATTCTCAGGCGAGTGGCAGCACATTGGATATTGAAGATGGTAATCGATTGAGAG CACTTCCTTCAACAGTGGGCACCATTTTGACTGGTACACATGACACAAAACAGACATTGCAACCAAAGATTCAAGAAACACATGAAACTTCTTACGTGCCAGTTGAGTTCAGTGGTATAGCATCAGGTGGCAATTCTCAGGCGAATGGCAGCACATTGGATATTGAAGATGGTAATCGATTGAGAG ATATACAGCATTTGTACAAGAACCAACTGCAGACTTATGCACATAAGAGAAATCTTCTTCTACCTGTGTACAGTTGTGAGCGGGAAGGTCCGCCTCATGCCAATCATTTCAAGTGTAGGGTAACAATTGATGAACATACCTATGAGGGTCAAGAGTTTCTTCCTACAATGAAGGAAGCTGAACATGCAGTTGCAAAAGTTGCTTTGATGTCCCTGTTGCCAAATGGAATACAAGAG GATTATATCGGTTTATACAAAAACGTTTTACAAGAATTAATCCAGAAAGAAGGTTTTTCTATGCCAGTCTATAGCACAAAGAATTCTGGCGAAGTTCATGTgccaatttttgtttcaactgTGGAGATAGAAGGAGAAACTTTTACAGGTTCAGAAGCAAGAAGCAAGAAGCAGGCAGAGATGGGTGCAGCAAAGGTTGCTTACCATACCTTGAGAGAGCGTAAGa GTAAGTCAAGTAAGATCCCTTTGGTCCGGCCCCCTGCTCAGAAGGGGCTAGAAATGCCAGAGATCTTATCTTCAAGCTTTCAGTCAAACCTAGCTACTGATTTACAAGAAGGCAGGCCTAACACCCCCATGATCGTAAGTCCGAGTGCGATTACTAGGGAACAGATGATGGAGAATAGTG TAACTGCAGAAGGGAACAGTCATCATCCTGCCACAGTATCTTCACGACCTGATGCTCTTACGACAAGCAGTGGATTCTCGTCTTCTGACGTTCTTTATGGCCGTGCACAGGAGTCAAACAGTTCTAGCCTCTCTGAGTCCCGAAATGGCTCTTCTTCAACTTTGCCTTCTGATACCTCCACTAAATTAGCTATGGACTCTACTCTTGAGCCACCAGCTAAAAGGAGCATGTATAACAAGGTTTCTGTTTATCCATACAAGTCAGATATGAAATTTCCTGAGGGAAACACTGTGCTGCCCACGAGTGATGAAAAGTGGGTTGCTTTGTCGCACACCTGA
- the LOC117622523 gene encoding double-stranded RNA-binding protein 1-like isoform X1, whose translation MYKSKLQELCQQRKWRLPEYNATKLGLDHNPRFSASVTINGVAFDTVQLFRSSKEAQNDAARLAFAHFTDPQPRHTNRIPSPSSFPQPSLPASSALPSTAGTNLTGTHDTKQTLQPKIQETHETSYVPVEFSGIASGGNSQANGSTSGIEDGNRLRALPSTAGTNLTGTHDTKQTLQPKIQETHETSYVPVEFSGIASGGNSQANGSTLGIEDGNRLRALPSTASTNLTGTHDTKQTLQPKIQETHETSYVPVEFSGIASGGNSQASGSTLDIEDGNRLRALPSTVGTILTGTHDTKQTLQPKIQETHETSYVPVEFSGIASGGNSQANGSTLDIEDGNRLRDIQHLYKNQLQTYAHKRNLLLPVYSCEREGPPHANHFKCRVTIDEHTYEGQEFLPTMKEAEHAVAKVALMSLLPNGIQEDYIGLYKNVLQELIQKEGFSMPVYSTKNSGEVHVPIFVSTVEIEGETFTGSEARSKKQAEMGAAKVAYHTLRERKSKSSKIPLVRPPAQKGLEMPEILSSSFQSNLATDLQEGRPNTPMIVSPSAITREQMMENSVTAEGNSHHPATVSSRPDALTTSSGFSSSDVLYGRAQESNSSSLSESRNGSSSTLPSDTSTKLAMDSTLEPPAKRSMYNKVSVYPYKSDMKFPEGNTVLPTSDEKWVALSHT comes from the exons ATGTACAAGTCGAAGCTGCAGGAGCTGTGCCAGCAGAGGAAATGGCGCTTGCCCGAGTACAACGCCACAAAGCTTGGCCTCGACCACAACCCTCGCTTCTCAGCCTCCGTCACCATAAACGGCGTCGCCTTCGACACGGTGCAACTCTTCAGGTCCTCCAAGGAAGCCCAAAACGACGCTGCTAGACTTGCCTTCGCTCACTTCACTGATCCGCAACCCAGACATACCAATCGCATTCCCAGCCCTTCCTCATTCCCTCAACCTTCTCTTCCCGCTTCCTCAG CACTTCCTTCAACAGCGGGCACCAATTTGACTGGTACACATGACACAAAACAGACATTGCAACCAAAGATTCAAGAAACACATGAAACTTCTTACGTGCCAGTTGAGTTCAGTGGTATAGCATCAGGTGGCAATTCTCAGGCGAATGGCAGCACATCGGGTATTGAAGATGGTAATCGATTGAGAG CACTTCCTTCAACAGCGGGCACCAATTTGACTGGTACACATGACACAAAACAGACATTGCAACCAAAGATTCAAGAAACACATGAAACTTCTTACGTGCCAGTTGAGTTCAGTGGTATAGCATCAGGTGGCAATTCTCAGGCGAATGGCAGCACATTGGGTATTGAAGATGGTAATCGATTGAGAG CACTTCCTTCAACAGCGAGCACCAATTTGACTGGTACACATGACACAAAACAGACATTGCAACCAAAGATTCAAGAAACACATGAAACTTCTTACGTGCCAGTTGAGTTCAGTGGTATAGCATCAGGTGGCAATTCTCAGGCGAGTGGCAGCACATTGGATATTGAAGATGGTAATCGATTGAGAG CACTTCCTTCAACAGTGGGCACCATTTTGACTGGTACACATGACACAAAACAGACATTGCAACCAAAGATTCAAGAAACACATGAAACTTCTTACGTGCCAGTTGAGTTCAGTGGTATAGCATCAGGTGGCAATTCTCAGGCGAATGGCAGCACATTGGATATTGAAGATGGTAATCGATTGAGAG ATATACAGCATTTGTACAAGAACCAACTGCAGACTTATGCACATAAGAGAAATCTTCTTCTACCTGTGTACAGTTGTGAGCGGGAAGGTCCGCCTCATGCCAATCATTTCAAGTGTAGGGTAACAATTGATGAACATACCTATGAGGGTCAAGAGTTTCTTCCTACAATGAAGGAAGCTGAACATGCAGTTGCAAAAGTTGCTTTGATGTCCCTGTTGCCAAATGGAATACAAGAG GATTATATCGGTTTATACAAAAACGTTTTACAAGAATTAATCCAGAAAGAAGGTTTTTCTATGCCAGTCTATAGCACAAAGAATTCTGGCGAAGTTCATGTgccaatttttgtttcaactgTGGAGATAGAAGGAGAAACTTTTACAGGTTCAGAAGCAAGAAGCAAGAAGCAGGCAGAGATGGGTGCAGCAAAGGTTGCTTACCATACCTTGAGAGAGCGTAAGa GTAAGTCAAGTAAGATCCCTTTGGTCCGGCCCCCTGCTCAGAAGGGGCTAGAAATGCCAGAGATCTTATCTTCAAGCTTTCAGTCAAACCTAGCTACTGATTTACAAGAAGGCAGGCCTAACACCCCCATGATCGTAAGTCCGAGTGCGATTACTAGGGAACAGATGATGGAGAATAGTG TAACTGCAGAAGGGAACAGTCATCATCCTGCCACAGTATCTTCACGACCTGATGCTCTTACGACAAGCAGTGGATTCTCGTCTTCTGACGTTCTTTATGGCCGTGCACAGGAGTCAAACAGTTCTAGCCTCTCTGAGTCCCGAAATGGCTCTTCTTCAACTTTGCCTTCTGATACCTCCACTAAATTAGCTATGGACTCTACTCTTGAGCCACCAGCTAAAAGGAGCATGTATAACAAGGTTTCTGTTTATCCATACAAGTCAGATATGAAATTTCCTGAGGGAAACACTGTGCTGCCCACGAGTGATGAAAAGTGGGTTGCTTTGTCGCACACCTGA
- the LOC117622523 gene encoding double-stranded RNA-binding protein 1-like isoform X5, with amino-acid sequence MYKSKLQELCQQRKWRLPEYNATKLGLDHNPRFSASVTINGVAFDTVQLFRSSKEAQNDAARLAFAHFTDPQPRHTNRIPSPSSFPQPSLPASSALPSTAGTNLTGTHDTKQTLQPKIQETHETSYVPVEFSGIASGGNSQANGSTSGIEDALPSTAGTNLTGTHDTKQTLQPKIQETHETSYVPVEFSGIASGGNSQANGSTLGIEDGNRLRALPSTASTNLTGTHDTKQTLQPKIQETHETSYVPVEFSGIASGGNSQASGSTLDIEDGNRLRALPSTVGTILTGTHDTKQTLQPKIQETHETSYVPVEFSGIASGGNSQANGSTLDIEDGNRLRDIQHLYKNQLQTYAHKRNLLLPVYSCEREGPPHANHFKCRVTIDEHTYEGQEFLPTMKEAEHAVAKVALMSLLPNGIQEDYIGLYKNVLQELIQKEGFSMPVYSTKNSGEVHVPIFVSTVEIEGETFTGSEARSKKQAEMGAAKVAYHTLRERKSKSSKIPLVRPPAQKGLEMPEILSSSFQSNLATDLQEGRPNTPMIVSPSAITREQMMENSVTAEGNSHHPATVSSRPDALTTSSGFSSSDVLYGRAQESNSSSLSESRNGSSSTLPSDTSTKLAMDSTLEPPAKRSMYNKVSVYPYKSDMKFPEGNTVLPTSDEKWVALSHT; translated from the exons ATGTACAAGTCGAAGCTGCAGGAGCTGTGCCAGCAGAGGAAATGGCGCTTGCCCGAGTACAACGCCACAAAGCTTGGCCTCGACCACAACCCTCGCTTCTCAGCCTCCGTCACCATAAACGGCGTCGCCTTCGACACGGTGCAACTCTTCAGGTCCTCCAAGGAAGCCCAAAACGACGCTGCTAGACTTGCCTTCGCTCACTTCACTGATCCGCAACCCAGACATACCAATCGCATTCCCAGCCCTTCCTCATTCCCTCAACCTTCTCTTCCCGCTTCCTCAG CACTTCCTTCAACAGCGGGCACCAATTTGACTGGTACACATGACACAAAACAGACATTGCAACCAAAGATTCAAGAAACACATGAAACTTCTTACGTGCCAGTTGAGTTCAGTGGTATAGCATCAGGTGGCAATTCTCAGGCGAATGGCAGCACATCGGGTATTGAAGATG CACTTCCTTCAACAGCGGGCACCAATTTGACTGGTACACATGACACAAAACAGACATTGCAACCAAAGATTCAAGAAACACATGAAACTTCTTACGTGCCAGTTGAGTTCAGTGGTATAGCATCAGGTGGCAATTCTCAGGCGAATGGCAGCACATTGGGTATTGAAGATGGTAATCGATTGAGAG CACTTCCTTCAACAGCGAGCACCAATTTGACTGGTACACATGACACAAAACAGACATTGCAACCAAAGATTCAAGAAACACATGAAACTTCTTACGTGCCAGTTGAGTTCAGTGGTATAGCATCAGGTGGCAATTCTCAGGCGAGTGGCAGCACATTGGATATTGAAGATGGTAATCGATTGAGAG CACTTCCTTCAACAGTGGGCACCATTTTGACTGGTACACATGACACAAAACAGACATTGCAACCAAAGATTCAAGAAACACATGAAACTTCTTACGTGCCAGTTGAGTTCAGTGGTATAGCATCAGGTGGCAATTCTCAGGCGAATGGCAGCACATTGGATATTGAAGATGGTAATCGATTGAGAG ATATACAGCATTTGTACAAGAACCAACTGCAGACTTATGCACATAAGAGAAATCTTCTTCTACCTGTGTACAGTTGTGAGCGGGAAGGTCCGCCTCATGCCAATCATTTCAAGTGTAGGGTAACAATTGATGAACATACCTATGAGGGTCAAGAGTTTCTTCCTACAATGAAGGAAGCTGAACATGCAGTTGCAAAAGTTGCTTTGATGTCCCTGTTGCCAAATGGAATACAAGAG GATTATATCGGTTTATACAAAAACGTTTTACAAGAATTAATCCAGAAAGAAGGTTTTTCTATGCCAGTCTATAGCACAAAGAATTCTGGCGAAGTTCATGTgccaatttttgtttcaactgTGGAGATAGAAGGAGAAACTTTTACAGGTTCAGAAGCAAGAAGCAAGAAGCAGGCAGAGATGGGTGCAGCAAAGGTTGCTTACCATACCTTGAGAGAGCGTAAGa GTAAGTCAAGTAAGATCCCTTTGGTCCGGCCCCCTGCTCAGAAGGGGCTAGAAATGCCAGAGATCTTATCTTCAAGCTTTCAGTCAAACCTAGCTACTGATTTACAAGAAGGCAGGCCTAACACCCCCATGATCGTAAGTCCGAGTGCGATTACTAGGGAACAGATGATGGAGAATAGTG TAACTGCAGAAGGGAACAGTCATCATCCTGCCACAGTATCTTCACGACCTGATGCTCTTACGACAAGCAGTGGATTCTCGTCTTCTGACGTTCTTTATGGCCGTGCACAGGAGTCAAACAGTTCTAGCCTCTCTGAGTCCCGAAATGGCTCTTCTTCAACTTTGCCTTCTGATACCTCCACTAAATTAGCTATGGACTCTACTCTTGAGCCACCAGCTAAAAGGAGCATGTATAACAAGGTTTCTGTTTATCCATACAAGTCAGATATGAAATTTCCTGAGGGAAACACTGTGCTGCCCACGAGTGATGAAAAGTGGGTTGCTTTGTCGCACACCTGA